The Arachis duranensis cultivar V14167 chromosome 9, aradu.V14167.gnm2.J7QH, whole genome shotgun sequence genomic sequence attttagataatgaatgttaaaattaattactaataaaaaattagactttttcatataaaaataataactaaaaatcttattatttaattttttatctgcagatatcttggtcttcttagttaaaaacttttgtcaacttactacttttttgtaaaagtagtttgattttataaatcttttgtgtcatgcataatttatattgttagaacaaagtgaactataatttaaaaaaaatatatattctcgtaatgttattatgcataaaaatactaattctaatataatacacaaatgtactaatgctaacttaatacatgaatgatgcacaaatgaactaatgctaatttgatgcataaatgaacTTATGCTAACTGATGCCATTGGTATGATGAAAactgaactaatgcaatttaacaaattctaatataatacacaaatgcactaaaactaaactaatataatttaagaaaaagagTAGAAACATAACAAGCCcaatttctataattttaatacaaataatttaaattatagaataaaacaagttaactagatttcaaaatacaagcataattttatcagaaattatttttaatatggaaagAAAATTGGTGTTTTGGTTGAATATTGACATTTGAAGTGTATTACAGTATTGTGAAAATTATTCAACACGCCCTCACGTGTTGGCTAAGATGCTGCCACGTGTTCAACACGCCCCCACGTGTTGGCCAGAATAATGCCACGTGTTCACCACGTCCCCCACATGTTGCACCACGCCCTCCACGTGTTGCACCACGCCCCCCATGTGTTGACTACCCACAAAAAAATCCACCCATCTATAATTACACTACATTCTCCCATtgtcaacaaaaacacaaatattttttccatacaaaaaaattagcctaattttataaactaaattctcataatagaagcataatagaagtataatgaaaaaaaaaattctcaagggatctatttgtccttcgaactttatttgtaaaatgacgtcaaggacttatttgtccttcgaacttttttCCCCTTCCAACGTGGCACCGTAACGGACACCTGTACACCGTTTCAACCACGTCAGCCAGTTTCGTTAGGTGTGTGAGAGGCAaatagacggaaggactaaattgacctccgtttgttaaagtcagggacttttttgtatttaaattttgtcagggatgtatttgtcaaaagttTGAAAAGTCAGGGACCTATCTGTCTTTTTCCCTAAAttctttatataatattattatatacacttaaaaaataaataataatgtaaaTTGATAGGCACTCATGActagaaataataataacaatttgGGTGATTacaattagttttagtttaaaaatgaaaaagttgaTGTCCAAACTGATTTAATTAGTCTGTCTTAAATTAAATCTGAGTCATGAAATTTATTAAAGATGAAAATTCAGGTAAAGTAGACTTCaggtgaagttgatatctgaaagtcattagatgaaaatttagtcaaatcagtcaaatcatttaacggcTCTCAAGTATTAACTTTATGTGAAGTCGATTGCACCTAAATTTTCACCTTTATTAAATAACTCAAACCAAACCAATGTAATTACGTTAGTTTAATATCTTAACTATCTCcgcatataaatataatttcacGTAACTATCcagttattttaaatataattaatttggaGTTTATATCTCTCTTGAGACGTGTTCAGAGAGATAAGAAAATTGCTTTCATCTCAATTCGGAGAACGAAAAAAACAAGAACCAATTGCTTTCATgtaagttgaaaaaaaaaaagaaaaaaaaaacagcaccATTTCCCCAATTCCACACCATCTTATCTTCAACTAAAACTAGACACGTGTCACGCATGCCATTCACCTCAAAACGCCGTCGTTTTGAACTcagatatttttatcttttccttttGAACCATTCTCAGTACTTCTGAGTTCACAGTTTCAGTTTCAGAGTGAAGTGAAAGGAAGACGATAATGGTGGCTTTTGGCGGGAAAAAGATGCGCCAAATGGTTGTTGGCTTCGGTGGAAGTGGCATCGGCCAGGTCGTTGCCGCCGTCGCCGTTTCCTTCCTCCTCCGCCTGTTCACTTCTCCCGGTCCCGCACTCCCTCCGGACGATGAAGATAATGACGGCGGCTACGAGGTGCCGGAGAACGGCATCCACGACGCGGAAGCTCCGCCTTCCGGAAAGGTTACGCCGGTTACAATCCGATGGAACAACATCAATTGCTCCCTTTCCGATAAATCGTCCAAGTCCGTGAGTTCCTGTTTAATCTCTCGttcattttttcttcatttcgTTAATGCTGAGCTACTGTTTGGTATCTGAGAAATTCTGAGGAAAAAACTAGTATATATGTCTTTAATGTATCGTGATaatttgagaaatgagaatATAATTTGCTGCACTTGTTAGTTCGATCTGTGTAATAATCATATTGTTTTATTCGTTCTATATGTTGCTTTATTTGTTGATCATGATGTTTTAATGAACAGGTGAGGATTTTGCTGAAAAATGTGAGTGGAGAAGCAAAACCTGGAAGGTTGCTAGCTATAATGGGGCCTTCGGGTTCAGGGAAGACAACTCTGCTTAATGTTCTTGCAGGCCAGTTGGCAGCATCGCCTCGGTTGCATTTGTCAGGCCGTTTGGAGTTCAATGGAAAGCCTAGTTCAAGGAACACTTACAAGTATGCTTTTTAGGAAAACTTTGATTGCTGCAATTTGAGTTCATTGAAGTAACCAAAGAAAGAACCATTCGTATACTGTTGTATTGCTGTAGGTTTGCTTATGTGAGGCAGGAGGATCTCTTCTTCTCACAACTCACTGTTCGGGAAACATTGTCTCTTGCTATAGAACTCCAGCTTCCCCACATTTCATCTGCAGAAGAGAGAGATGAATACGTGAACAATCTCCTTTTCAAACTAGGCTTGGTGAGAGTCCCTCATATTCCTTGACTGCTGGGTCGTATATGTTGTTTTATAGCAGTATTTATTCGTTTCCTAAAACCTTTACAGTTTCGAAGTTTCCTCTTAGAATGGATGTTGATTTTTCTTCTAGTCTGACATGTTTGTAATAAGAATCGCTATTACAAGTTACTTTGTGTCTCTTATATAACTAGTTTTAGCGTTCCgtttcaaattttgattgaaaagatgCTACAATTTGGATACCCTATGTTGCTGATATTACACGTTTTGGCAATTgtatgtttttctattcaaaagGTCAGTTGTGCTGATACCAATGTTGGTGATGCGAAAGTTCGTGGAATCAGTGGTGGTGAAAAGAAACGCTTATCCTTGGCATGTGAATTACTTGCAAGCCCATCTGTTATATTTGCTGATGAACCCACAACAGGTAACATGgatctttaaaatttgtttgCTTCACAGTGGATTTGAACAATATATTTGTAGCATACCTTCCTGCTAGCTCGTACTCAATCTGGATAGCCATTGACATATAAAGTATACAGTTTAAAAGGTGCAAGATAGCACTTCTTTTTTATTAACTCTGGTTTTTATGTGTAAATGGGCTGCTGGCAAATGTGGTCAATTTTCTCACACAATCATAGCATATTATTTTCCCTCTTTTCATAGAGTTACATGATCTGCTTTCAGGACTTGATGCCTTCCAAGCTGAGAAAGTCGTGGAAACTCTTCAACAACTTGCCCAAGATGGTCATACTGTAATTTGCTCTATACATCAGCCAAGAGGTTCAGTGTACAGTAAATTCGATGACATTGTCTTGCTAACAGAGGGTTCACTTGTGTATGCTGGTCCTGCCCATGATGAACCATTGGCATACTTCTCAAAATTTGGGTAATCATCTCACATTCTGACACTTCTTTATCTTATGCTGTCTTATACTCTTCACACTTAAGGAATTTTCTCTATGAAATATTATTTCTAGGACCATGTTATAAAACACACATGCATATGAATGCTCTACATTCTTTTCTCACGATTATTTTCCGTAAATTTTAGTGATCAAATATGTTTGCCCCCCAAAAGGAGAAAAGGATCTGAGGcatcaaattttcaatgttTGTGTGCTTGATTGTTTAACATCGTCTCTctaaattttatgtttcattGTTACAGATAAGAAATAAGTGGTAATTTGATTTTACTAAAGTTTTATTAGTGATCTTATGGCTGTTAGTACCTAGCAATTGGCTGATAATTGTCCATATANNNNNNNNTATATCTGTAGACTACAGTTCTGCTGATAGTGTTTATTCCTCTCGAAAAAGGATCGATGGTCTTGTCGAGTCATTCTCGCAAAGGCTATCTACATCTTTTATAATATATGCAACTCCAATTACTGTAGATGAGCTCTCAAAAAGTAGAAAGAAAATCAGTAGGAGGACTATTGTGCAGAAGAAAGGAGGTTGGTGGAAGCAATTTTGGTTGCTTCTTAGGCGAGCATGGATGCAGGTCtgcctttttcttttcattgtcTGGCTAGTCATTAGAAACAGGGCCTGAATAAAGTTtcgtttttgaattttttgtcatGATGTTTCTTAACAAAAGACTTGCAAGATTCGCTGAAGACATTTGGCAAAACATAATCATAAAACTGGCAATCCAATGTTGTTTATATATCTTGTGTCTGCTGCAGTTTAATTGTTTAATTTCCAATCTGCTTTTAGCTTCAACAGTATCACGTTTGTTTTGATTTCTTCATCGTATGTGTAACTGTTGGattgttctttttgttttgggcaCAGAGAAGATGTGTTTGTACAAGTAGTTTATTTCTTTCAGATTGTAAGGAGAGTGAAACTTATATTTCTCATTTTACTTTATTCTTGATTCTCTGGCTGATTAGGCTTCCCGAGATGTACCAACAAACAAAGTTCGAGCAAGGATGTCAATAGCATCAGCAATTATCTTCGGTTCAGTTTTCTGGAGAATGGGAAATTCCCAGACTTCAATACAAGACAGAATGGGATTACTTCAGGTTTGTGATGTTCTTGATTCATGTAACCTGTTTCTCATTTGACCTtgtaaaacaattttgaaaTGTTTGTATGTTAATTGTTATAGTTGATTTATGTCCTGGTTAAATTGGAGAAAATCTTATCAACATGCTAGCATGATCTTCTGTGATGGGTTATGCCTCAGCTATATCAACACAGTGGAAAAAAATGTACTAAAACTTTTGTACACTAAGTCTCATTTTTGGTTTACACATGTTTCTTTGTTTGGGTTTTTTGTGCACTCTATATAATAAACAACCTGTGTAAACGAACCCTTTTCTTCCTATGTTAGCAaatcattttttattgatattaaaatcaTATAATCTAGTCAAAACAAATTGAACATAATAGGAAGGATATAGTAATGAAAAGGTGACTAACCTTTCATATTTTTGTTATGCTATTTAAATGAAAGTTTCATTGGACAAAGTTTCGTTTGCTTCATTACATGGATGGACTCTCAGGTAGCCGCAATAAATACAGCTATGGCAGCTCTCACAAAGACTGTTGGTGTATTTCCAAAGGAACGCGCCATTGTTGATAGAGAACGTGCAAAAGGCTCCTATTCTTTGGGTCCCTATCTGTTCTCAAAATTGTTAGCAGAGATTCCGATTGGAGCCTCATTTCCATTGATGTTTGGTGCTGTTTTATACCCAATGGCTCGTCTTCATCCTACTTTGCTCAGGTCAATTTCCTTATAGAGCCTTAAAAAGGGAAAATTTATCTAAAGTACTCTTTCCTATAGGTTGTTAAAATAAGTGGTTCCCCACATATGAAGTTTCCATGATTTCCTAAAGGCCATAACTTGAACCATTTATCCTTAAAACTATAGAAGACCTATAAAGCTAATACATTGAGATAAGTGATAAATGAATGTTTTGTAGACAATAAATAACATCTTCTACCCTTTTCTCTGGAATTTTTGTTTGTCTTAATTTTatggaggaaaaaaaaaaggctgAATTCTGGGGAGTAGGGAATAGAGACGCAGAAGTTTAGTCTCTGTCATTCTCTTTCCACTTCCCTTTTTGCCTCTGTTCTTTGGATCACTTTATTTCAGTTTTCTTTCGAACTTATATATTGTTGATTTACAAGTTTTACATTTTAGATTTGGGAAATTCTGTGGAATTGTCACCATGGAGTCTTTTGCTGCATCTGCAATGGGTCTCACTGTTGGTGCTATGGTTCCAACCACCGAAGCTGCAATGGCGGTAGGCCCATCTCTTATGACAGTTTTTATTGTATTTGGAGGCTACTATGTCAATCCTGAGAATACCCCCATCATCTTCCGTTGGATTCCCAGCGTTTCTCTAATTAGATGGTAAGCACATTCTGATTCTAGATGTTAGAAGAGTTCCATAAACCAGAAACACAGAGCTGAAAATCTTACCAAAGTTAAGCATTGGTTTTTTTAATGGTACTATGTCTTTCTAATTGACTCATGCACACTTTCAGGGCCTTCCAAGGACTTTGCATCAATGAATTTAGCGGTCTTCAATTTGAGCATCAGAATTCTTTTGACATTCAAACTGGAGAACAGGTGACAATAGagagaaatttttttcaagtaacgaaaaataaaataaacgcAAAGGGAAGCTTGACAACATGGTAACTTTTGGATTTGAAAAAGGATGTGAGGGGGGAATTTTTTCTAAACTGATCTGATGGTAGAACAATACCAATAGCTGTGGTGCATTTGCTTTCACCTCATCTCTTACTTAAGCTAGAATTAGTATGTCGATACTCTTGTTAATATTGCCATCATTTGATCATTTCCGCTTCAGTTGTGTTTAAATTAACTTGTGATCTATTGTCTACTTTTCGTGCATAACTATTTTTGTGGAAGATATTTTCACACAAATTTACCATGTAGTTATCTGATTTTCTACTTTCAGAATATGTGGAAAGATGGTAATTTAATGGGATCTGCTATCTTGAATGCTGATTCAATTTCCTCTTTCTATGTTCCCCTTCCCTCAATGTCTTTTGCAGGCACTTGAGCGCCTTTCCTTTGGAAAAAGTAGGATTAGTGATACAGTGTTAGCACAAAATAGAATACTGTTCTTCTGGTATTGCACCACCTACCTTCTCCTTGAGAAAAACAAGCCTAAATTCCAGCAACTTGAGCCAATCCCACTTGAACAAAACAAAACACACTTCAAACTCGAGGAATTAAACCCTGAACAAGTTGATCAGACACTTGAATCTCAACCTGTCAGCCAAGATGGATCCAACCAGCCTCTTGAGTCACCTGAAGTGGATCCTATTGGTCCATTTGTCTTAGAAGGTTTGTAATCAGTTGGGCACTAATGCTGTTCTTATCAGATATCCacctatttattaatttatacaaTACAGGTACTAAGTAAAGAGATACATATCTTTGCAAAGGATGGCCTCCTGCAGTCACTGAGGCCCTAAGCCGTTCCCCATAAACATGGACCACACACAATCAGGATGTGATTATCGAACATACAAAAAGTCAACTTTTCTTGAAGGTCTTtacttgtaaaaataaaaagaaaaattagagtGAATTTTGGCCTCTTGAGCTGTATCATGTTCGATTTTACCAGCTGTTCTCCATTCAATAACAAGCATATGTCGAAGTCATCCATGCAATGGGTTTTGTTGAATGTGAATATTACTGTGATTAACAATACGTAAAGGTCCAAGCGAGTAAAGGTTTTCTGTTTATGAACTTAGGGTGGCATTAACAATTTAACATGTGCCTAATTGATGGGAGGTGGAAGCCTAGTTATTCCTAATCGTTCGTTCTTAGGCCTAATTGATGACTTGTTTTCGATTGCATTAGTGGATTTTGTTGGCTTCCTAGTGTCAGTAGTGtgcttcttattattattattattattattattattattattattattattattattattattattattattgtgtgtATTTATCATTATTAGGATTTGTCTTTCCAAacagattttttaaaaagattttttcatTGTGTTACGTTGATTATAGGAAGCAATAATACGCCAAACAACGTCAGAAAGATTAAGACTTAAGAGAGAAGGCTCTTACTTCTTAGAAGCAAGGAAACACGCACGCAGCACGCTACCCTTTATTCCAAATATGCGGTGTGACGTATACGtatgtattattattgattGCTACCCATTCCTCTGGCTCTTTCTCGGAAAACAACTTGTATATTTCGCCCTAACTTCACTCCAACGTCCTTCAATTCCCTTACGCTGCATCatcaacaatatatatatatatacacacaaccTGGCCACATCATAATATCATATCCATAATAACGTCCATCCACTATACAAACTAAAAAAACAATGCAATCAAGAACTTGTCTATGCTCTCTTGGCCTTCCATCACTCCCTCCTCCTCCACGGCGCAATTCATCACTACCCTTTATTTCACACACTAATAGGAGGAGCTTTATATGTGCATCATCATCATACGGGCACCACAATTACAATGATGGGAAGTTGGTGGATGAGGACATGATCACTCTCAGATGGAGAATCCGGGAGATTGAGATGgatgaaaataacaacaatgaagCTCCTTCTGATTGGATGAGcaaattggagaagaaatacTTTGCAAACTATGAGTCAGATGTGTGTGAGGCAGTTGGATTCTTACAGAGAATGTTAATGGACACTAGACCTTCCTTCGCATTCGCCATCATCGCTCTGCTTATGCTAAGCATGTCAACCTCAGCTTCACTACTACTCTTTAATCTCGTCCATTATTTAGCCAACCCAATCATGTAATCTTTCAACCAGATATATTATATAGGATTAAATTCTTCGATGCTCAACTACTGTTACATGTGATGATAATGAGatcttagaaataaataaatgtcaTGTTATTAGAGACACTGATAGTAGGTTGAATCATTTGGCACTTTAAGATTATAACAAGAAGTAGCAGAAAAACACATGCTAAATTCTAGAAGTGGAACTTCTAGATACTATACTCAAGGTTCCTAATTAAAAAAGGAAACGTATAAGAAAACTAAATTGGTTCGACTTGTCTATAACGCCGTTATATAGTTGgcaagtaattaattaattaagattaattaattattatatatcatCATAGCTCCACGAGACAGATGCATGAGAAGAGTGGTTCTGATGTTCGTTCtagattgttgagtttaatttctTGGTACCCATTCTATACGTGCCGTTTcgtttgtatttattatttaactacAACTTTTTGTTGACAATGTCAATCTTTCTAGACACAATTGCAAAATAATGTTTAGTTGTAACCCTAATCTTATGCTGCTTTTTGAATCAAACTTTGTTTCTTCCTCAAAATTCAAGGCCAAATGATGACACTTCCAGTTACAAGCCTTGCAAGGGATGACCCCGTCAAATATTAAAttactaataaataaaaaattaaataaatacataattatatggatagaatatataattatatctgaaattattatatgtattcTGCAGGTTCCATGCAAAATGCATAAACCGAGACTCACATGTTAACCATTAGGTCGGCGTTGcccataataaataattatttgaaaaattccTAATCATATATATTGTTATTAGATTATTAGAAACAGTTGAGGCAACGTTGAAATAGAtagtaataaaaacaaaagggccgtcctttgttttgtttattaCTAATATTAACAATTAATGTTAAAGGTCAACCCTCTTTTATTTCCGCTCCatcactttttcttcttcctttgccCCACACTCTATACCTTCTTCGTATTTTTCCATTACTTTAATTATTTCATCTCGTGCTATATTATGCACATAATTCAAATATCTCACCTATATTATCATCAGATTCTTACTTGTGACAAGAATTATTATTCATGCAATGCACCTTATAATAACAGGGACTGATTATTACCTGGTGTTATTATATTTGAGGGACACGCGTCACTTTCCAATAGGCCGCCACATATAGAGAGAGACGCGGTTTGAAGCAGATGTTAATTACctgtcaataaaaaaaataaaagaaacacgGTTCCGCCACATTACTTAATTAGCTTGGCTTCTTCTCTAATTAAGATTAAGATCAGATCCTTAATTTACACTTCCCTTTCAATTATTCAATTACTGCCCAACTGTGCTTATTATAAATATCATCATCATAGGAATTGAATCCACTTCATAGTTTCACATACATATCCTAAGATAATGCAATCCACTTCTCTGATAAATTATTCCTCATCAGCACCATATTTTCATGGAAGGAAATTAGGGAAATCTTCAGTGATAGTTATGGCATGTTGGAAGAATAATGATACCAACAATAACAACTACTATGGTGGTAGATTGGTGGATGAGAGCATGAtagtgctgaggaagaggatcCATGAGATGAAGATGATTGAGAGGAACTACGAGGCACCTTCTGATTGGATGGATTGGGAGAAACAATATTACACAAGCTATGACTCCATGGTGTTGGAAGCCATGGCCTTTCTCCAGACACAGTTGATGAACACAAGGCCAAGTTTCGCTCTTGGAGCTATGGCTATTCTTGCTCTCTCTCTTCCAACTTCTGCTGCTCTTTTTTTCTTCCATCTTCTTCACTTTACCAACTCTCTTTTCTCTCCTGGGATCCATTAGATACATTCATACAATACAACTAGTACTTAGTGCTTATAGATTAGAAATATTTGTGgttgtatatatttttggaagcatactatatatattaatttggtATATGAAAGCAAAATTATAAGATCATGAGTGTCCCTAATTTtatgcacacttattcatgtctAATAATTGCATATAACTGTGTCAGGCACTCTCCAATTTCTTACAAAAAACTTCCCAAATGTGGTAATATATTGTCTAGTCTAGAATGTATAATAGTGGTGCAGcaacatatatatatgagaCAACAATTGAAAGACTTGTATTGAACTAGTTGGATCCTTGACAAAACTGTATTAAAGCCTTCTCTTAATCCTTTCATTAGATATGAACTTAAGTAATTAGTTTCTCTTAAACTTGAGAAATGTTGTATTAGAAGATGGATGAATAATCGATATAAATGAGAAAATTTATAGTGTAAGATTGATAGAAAGAATGTATTATTAGGTCCTTACTGATATATGATTAGCATGCATGCACAGAAACAATGATGGATGATTGATCATGATTATTCATGAGCAACACAAGCAACTTGGCTAGTTATTAGCAATTCCAAGGTTGTTCTGATTCTCTATCTTTTTGCTGTCAAAAGATACACACATAATTGATTAGAATAATCCAGAAAATTATTGGAATTAACCACAGTACTAGTGCACTACTTTTGGTACTTTTTTAGCTTGTTGTACATGTATATAAAGATATGAACGAATGAATATACTTATCTTTCAGAAATTAAATGGTGGATGGGAGATGAGATGGAAGAGGCCCCTTCAGTCCAAGACACAACAGCGAGGACTAAACAACAGCTCCTGCATCGTCGGATCAGGATCACACCATGCCGCCATGATAGTGTGCTCTTGAATCGACGAGTCAGCAGCTGTGTTTCAGCCCTCTTCTACTGCTTCGGACTGGACTGAAGTGAgccccttcttcttcttactcCCCCCTCCATTCATCACAACAACAATGATAGTATTATCATCATTGGTTACAAACACAAACATGCATATCTTGTGTGTCTAGGGTATTTTATTCTCAAACAGAATTAACCTAGCTACTAGCTAGGGTTTTGAGTATTCCTGAAGAGAGAGTGTGTGTGAGTGAGATCTGGTACGAGGAAATTGATTAAAGCCAATGAGGTGTGAGAAAGCTGAAGGGTGGGgtttgtttaaataataaagaaagaaaggaagaagctAAGGATATTTTGGGGACATGGAAATCTAAAGGCAGGCTGAGATGAAGATTTTGGGGCAGTAGAAGCTAGCTTGAgttgaattatatataatgatgatatgGTTGAAATTGATTAGAAGAAGACTAAGACTACACTATCATTATTCTATCCATGACACTATAGTACACTAGTGATGAGGAGGCCAAGTTATATCTAATCAAAACAGCTGGAAGGCCTTAACATTATTATGTATGTGGCACAAATTCTTAGAGAGTAGGAGTAGTGAATCAAATGGTGCAGCAGAATAGCTGTCCCAGTTGCATTTCTTTGCATCACAGATATATGTATCCTTCCCCCTACATCAGACCCCATCTAACAACTTGTTCTTTGTTACCTAACCCTAACACTCTCATTACCTTGTCCTTTCTCCCCTTATTATTAACTACCCCATGGTAAATTTCATTATAATGCTATCTTGCATGCATGATATTCAATTCATTCCAAATACTTGATTGATGATACTTGTGATTAAGAAATAAGTAAAGTTACTAATCTTAGGAAGTGTCCTGCAATGTTGGTTCCCAACCAGTGATTATGTGATAATTAAAGTAGTTAGTTACTGGTCCCTAaataatgaatgtgatgagtgGTGTGAAAGATGGGGAGGCCGTACTGAACAGTAAGCTAGCTAGATAGCATGTAAACTTTGGGAAATGAACACATGCATTGTATTGTTTACTCAATACCTGAGTTATGAGTTATGAGCCCCAAAAGATATGAAAACACTTccttttataaagaaaaaaataggaaaGTACTTTCTTCGTCATTTTCGGGAACCTTTCTTATATTTGGGTGATGGCGGGTTTTATCATCATGACTTATCAGCCATTCTCACTACTCAATAGTCAAATGGGAATCTTTTTCTCTGTTCAGTACCGTCTTgtcttttcttttcacttcctttttatatctttttctcttttttaatttattaataacattatctttttttattattgg encodes the following:
- the LOC107467378 gene encoding ABC transporter G family member 7, with the protein product MVAFGGKKMRQMVVGFGGSGIGQVVAAVAVSFLLRLFTSPGPALPPDDEDNDGGYEVPENGIHDAEAPPSGKVTPVTIRWNNINCSLSDKSSKSVRILLKNVSGEAKPGRLLAIMGPSGSGKTTLLNVLAGQLAASPRLHLSGRLEFNGKPSSRNTYKFAYVRQEDLFFSQLTVRETLSLAIELQLPHISSAEERDEYVNNLLFKLGLVSCADTNVGDAKVRGISGGEKKRLSLACELLASPSVIFADEPTTGLDAFQAEKVVETLQQLAQDGHTVICSIHQPRGSVYSKFDDIVLLTEGSLVYAGPAHDEPLAYFSKFGNWLIIVHIXXXISVDYSSADSVYSSRKRIDGLVESFSQRLSTSFIIYATPITVDELSKSRKKISRRTIVQKKGGWWKQFWLLLRRAWMQASRDVPTNKVRARMSIASAIIFGSVFWRMGNSQTSIQDRMGLLQVAAINTAMAALTKTVGVFPKERAIVDRERAKGSYSLGPYLFSKLLAEIPIGASFPLMFGAVLYPMARLHPTLLRFGKFCGIVTMESFAASAMGLTVGAMVPTTEAAMAVGPSLMTVFIVFGGYYVNPENTPIIFRWIPSVSLIRWAFQGLCINEFSGLQFEHQNSFDIQTGEQALERLSFGKSRISDTVLAQNRILFFWYCTTYLLLEKNKPKFQQLEPIPLEQNKTHFKLEELNPEQVDQTLESQPVSQDGSNQPLESPEVDPIGPFVLEGTK
- the LOC107467377 gene encoding uncharacterized protein LOC107467377 → MQSTSLINYSSSAPYFHGRKLGKSSVIVMACWKNNDTNNNNYYGGRLVDESMIVLRKRIHEMKMIERNYEAPSDWMDWEKQYYTSYDSMVLEAMAFLQTQLMNTRPSFALGAMAILALSLPTSAALFFFHLLHFTNSLFSPGIH
- the LOC107467376 gene encoding uncharacterized protein LOC107467376 encodes the protein MQSRTCLCSLGLPSLPPPPRRNSSLPFISHTNRRSFICASSSYGHHNYNDGKLVDEDMITLRWRIREIEMDENNNNEAPSDWMSKLEKKYFANYESDVCEAVGFLQRMLMDTRPSFAFAIIALLMLSMSTSASLLLFNLVHYLANPIM